One genomic window of Tenacibaculum tangerinum includes the following:
- the rluF gene encoding 23S rRNA pseudouridine(2604) synthase RluF, which produces MENKNQTSINLNKYISSTGICSRREAERFITEGRVTINGKPTQLGNRVYEGDVVKIDGKLLRAKAKTIYIALNKPVGIVCTTDSKERKNIVKFVGHPQRLFPIGRLDKPSEGLIFLTNDGDIVNKILRAGNNHEKEYIVTVNKPINERFIKRMSSGIPILGTVTKKCKVERINDTVFKITLVQGLNRQIRRMCEYLGYEVKKLKRTRIMNVTLGNLKVGEWRELSAKEMDEINSLVANSTKTEEASKKDSEVTTKNKKVSPKKNTNFKNKFGRQRKK; this is translated from the coding sequence ATGGAAAATAAGAACCAAACATCAATTAACCTTAATAAGTATATAAGTAGTACTGGAATATGCTCACGTCGGGAGGCAGAACGCTTTATTACAGAAGGTAGAGTTACGATCAACGGTAAACCTACCCAATTAGGAAATAGAGTATACGAAGGAGATGTAGTAAAAATTGATGGAAAATTATTAAGAGCAAAGGCTAAAACAATTTATATCGCTTTAAACAAGCCAGTCGGAATTGTTTGTACAACAGATAGTAAAGAACGTAAAAATATTGTAAAATTTGTAGGGCATCCACAACGGTTATTTCCCATAGGTCGCTTAGATAAACCTTCTGAAGGACTCATTTTCTTGACAAATGACGGAGATATAGTCAATAAAATTTTACGAGCAGGAAATAACCACGAAAAAGAATACATCGTTACCGTTAACAAACCAATTAACGAACGCTTTATAAAACGAATGAGTAGCGGAATACCGATTTTAGGAACCGTTACAAAGAAATGTAAGGTAGAACGCATCAACGATACTGTATTTAAAATAACTTTAGTACAAGGCTTAAACCGTCAAATACGACGCATGTGTGAGTATTTAGGGTACGAAGTTAAAAAATTGAAGCGTACACGTATTATGAATGTAACTTTAGGAAACTTGAAAGTAGGTGAGTGGCGTGAATTATCAGCCAAAGAAATGGATGAAATAAATAGTTTGGTAGCTAATTCTACAAAAACAGAGGAAGCCTCAAAAAAAGATTCCGAAGTAACAACAAAAAATAAAAAAGTCTCACCAAAAAAGAACACCAATTTTAAAAATAAGTTTGGAAGACAAAGAAAAAAGTAG
- a CDS encoding PorP/SprF family type IX secretion system membrane protein — protein sequence MRKILIILCVVFCSVKATAQEIELPQYVSHLADNPFLISPTYAGIGTGLQIRLNGVSQWIGVKNAPDTQSLTVEARIADTFGGGISIFNDKNGNTTHKGAKLSFASHLTLSDFHDSFLSFALSYSFIQFGIETSENNSGQSVPNRTLNNSNFDVGLLYRYERFSITANVVNILNKEIENFQTGEPEVLRKYTVFSSYTFANISRNFELEPSILVEYREADKRSRTDVNIKARKGVREGYVWAGLSYTFLNDQFFTPNAIAPLFGLKKDNLYVSYGFSINMNKTQDFNYGTHMITLGFDYERRPSLARCTQKMIIF from the coding sequence ATGAGAAAGATTTTAATAATTTTATGTGTAGTATTTTGTAGTGTAAAAGCAACTGCACAGGAGATAGAATTACCACAATACGTGAGTCATTTGGCAGATAATCCGTTTTTAATCTCACCAACCTATGCTGGTATTGGAACGGGATTGCAAATACGTTTGAATGGTGTGAGTCAGTGGATTGGTGTTAAAAATGCACCCGATACACAATCGTTAACTGTTGAAGCACGTATCGCCGATACCTTTGGTGGAGGAATTAGTATTTTTAACGATAAAAATGGAAATACTACACACAAAGGAGCGAAATTGTCGTTTGCCAGTCATTTAACACTAAGTGATTTTCACGATAGCTTTTTATCTTTTGCGTTAAGCTATAGCTTTATTCAGTTTGGTATCGAAACCTCAGAAAATAACTCTGGTCAATCAGTGCCCAACAGAACACTAAATAATTCAAATTTTGATGTAGGACTGTTGTATCGTTATGAACGATTTAGCATTACAGCGAATGTGGTAAATATTCTTAACAAAGAAATTGAAAATTTCCAAACCGGAGAGCCAGAAGTGTTAAGAAAGTACACTGTATTTAGCTCGTACACATTTGCCAATATAAGCAGAAACTTTGAGTTAGAACCTTCAATATTAGTAGAATATAGAGAAGCAGATAAACGCTCTAGAACAGATGTAAATATCAAAGCAAGAAAAGGTGTTAGAGAAGGTTATGTATGGGCAGGGTTGAGTTATACCTTTCTCAACGATCAGTTTTTTACACCCAATGCCATTGCTCCGCTGTTTGGTTTAAAAAAGGATAATTTATACGTGTCGTATGGATTTAGTATTAACATGAATAAAACCCAAGATTTTAATTATGGTACACACATGATAACACTTGGTTTTGACTATGAAAGAAGACCAAGTTTGGCACGCTGTACTCAAAAAATGATTATATTTTAA
- a CDS encoding LptF/LptG family permease yields MKILDWYILKRYLVTFLFTLLILIPIAVAIDIAEKIDKFLRYENLTVFEIANDYYKNFIIYYANTFMPLALFIAVILFTSKLASNTEIIAINSSQVSFTRFLYPYFLGATIVCIVALLMNHFFVPSSSKTRKAFEDKYIKKKKYSDNSVREFSLQLNDSTYIYIQNFDLKRNSGYNFSIDEYDGIKLKKKLTADNINWIEKDSTFKLSTWKKRKIFKDRDSIFSGRTLDTTFAFTPSDFNYKNTMAQEMSSPELVKFINISRKRGIKNLNAYLVELYKRTSLPIACYILTLIAVGLAHKKARGGIGANLAIGISVMFIYVFFLKVAEVLGAVPGANALLNVWMPNLVFGMYAIYLYYNARR; encoded by the coding sequence TTGAAAATATTAGATTGGTACATATTAAAACGTTATTTGGTAACCTTTTTGTTTACCCTACTTATTTTAATACCCATTGCGGTAGCTATCGATATTGCCGAAAAAATAGATAAGTTTTTACGGTATGAAAACTTAACAGTTTTTGAAATAGCGAATGATTATTACAAAAATTTTATCATTTATTATGCAAATACATTCATGCCCTTGGCATTGTTTATTGCCGTAATTTTATTTACTTCCAAATTAGCAAGCAATACCGAAATTATTGCGATTAACAGTTCGCAAGTATCTTTTACACGATTTCTATATCCTTATTTTTTAGGAGCAACCATTGTTTGTATAGTAGCACTCTTAATGAATCATTTTTTTGTACCCTCTAGTAGTAAAACAAGAAAAGCTTTTGAAGATAAATACATAAAAAAGAAAAAATATTCAGACAATTCTGTAAGAGAATTTAGTTTGCAACTCAACGATAGCACGTACATATACATTCAAAATTTCGATTTAAAGAGAAATTCAGGATACAACTTCTCTATAGATGAATATGACGGAATTAAACTAAAAAAGAAACTGACTGCCGACAATATTAACTGGATTGAAAAGGATAGCACATTTAAGTTAAGTACGTGGAAGAAACGAAAAATTTTTAAAGACAGAGACAGTATCTTTTCAGGAAGAACCTTAGACACAACTTTTGCATTTACACCAAGTGACTTTAATTATAAAAATACCATGGCTCAAGAAATGAGTTCACCAGAATTGGTTAAGTTTATAAATATATCTCGAAAAAGAGGTATTAAAAACCTAAACGCATATCTAGTAGAACTCTATAAAAGAACCAGTTTGCCCATTGCCTGTTATATATTAACATTAATAGCAGTCGGATTGGCACATAAAAAGGCAAGAGGTGGTATTGGGGCGAACCTTGCCATAGGTATCAGTGTGATGTTCATATATGTATTCTTCTTAAAAGTAGCAGAGGTATTAGGAGCAGTGCCAGGAGCCAATGCACTATTAAATGTTTGGATGCCTAATCTTGTATTCGGTATGTACGCTATATATCTATACTACAATGCACGGAGATAA
- the tgt gene encoding tRNA guanosine(34) transglycosylase Tgt, whose amino-acid sequence MQFDLKITDSKSKARAGVITTDHGTIETPIFMPVGTVATVKGVHQSELKDEINPDIILGNTYHLYLRPQTSILEQAGGLHKFMNWDRNILTDSGGYQVYSLSGRRKINEEGVKFKSHIDGSTHFFTPENVMEIQRSIGADIIMAFDECTPYPCDYGYAKRSMHMTHRWLKRCVNHLEKVPPKYGYNQTLFPIVQGSTYKDLRKESAEFIASVGAEGNAIGGLSVGEPAEEMYAMTEVVTAILPEDKPRYLMGVGTPINILENIALGVDMFDCVMPTRNARNGMLFTAHGSINIKNKKWENDFSPIDEMGITWVDTMYSKAYLRHLFAAREMLGKQIASIHNLGFYLWLVREARKHIIAGDFATWKDKMVQQMNKRL is encoded by the coding sequence ATGCAATTTGACTTAAAAATAACAGACTCTAAAAGTAAAGCACGAGCGGGTGTGATTACTACCGATCACGGAACTATAGAAACTCCCATATTTATGCCTGTAGGTACCGTAGCTACGGTAAAAGGAGTACACCAATCAGAATTAAAAGATGAAATAAATCCTGATATTATTTTAGGAAACACCTATCATTTATACTTACGACCACAAACCTCCATTTTAGAACAAGCAGGAGGCTTGCATAAGTTTATGAATTGGGATCGTAATATTTTAACCGATAGTGGAGGATATCAAGTATATTCCTTATCAGGAAGAAGAAAAATTAACGAAGAGGGTGTAAAATTTAAAAGTCATATCGATGGCTCTACGCATTTTTTTACCCCAGAAAATGTAATGGAAATTCAACGCTCTATTGGCGCAGATATCATTATGGCTTTTGACGAGTGTACCCCGTATCCTTGTGATTATGGATATGCAAAACGCTCTATGCACATGACACATCGTTGGTTAAAACGCTGTGTGAATCACTTAGAAAAAGTTCCACCAAAATACGGATATAATCAAACCCTATTTCCAATTGTACAAGGGAGTACTTATAAAGATTTGCGTAAAGAATCTGCAGAATTTATTGCATCGGTAGGTGCTGAAGGAAATGCGATTGGAGGATTATCGGTAGGAGAGCCAGCAGAAGAAATGTATGCAATGACAGAGGTAGTAACTGCTATTTTACCAGAAGACAAACCTCGCTATTTAATGGGAGTAGGAACCCCAATCAACATTCTAGAAAACATAGCCTTAGGAGTTGATATGTTCGATTGTGTGATGCCCACACGTAACGCCCGAAACGGTATGCTGTTTACTGCACACGGAAGTATCAATATCAAAAATAAAAAGTGGGAAAATGATTTTTCACCTATTGATGAAATGGGAATCACTTGGGTAGATACTATGTACTCAAAAGCGTATTTACGTCACTTATTTGCAGCAAGAGAAATGTTAGGAAAGCAAATCGCATCCATTCATAATTTAGGTTTTTATTTATGGCTGGTACGTGAAGCACGCAAACATATTATAGCAGGAGATTTTGCCACTTGGAAAGATAAAATGGTACAACAAATGAATAAACGTTTGTAA
- a CDS encoding DMT family transporter produces MHGDKLKNYLHLHFIVFIWGFTAILGKLISIDAVPLVWYRMLLAVVFIALYFIIRKKSFQIEKKALVKFAISGVIIAVHWITFFKAIKVSNVSVALVMMSTGAFFTSIIEPFFFKRKIKPIEILLGLLVIVGLYIIFNFESQYTLGIIYALISAFLSALFSVLNGLFIQKHDANRISFYQLLFGVLGVTLYLLFTQQFSIAFFQIEATDWMYLLILSSVCTAYAFIASVQVMKYLTPYTVMLTINLEPIYAIILALLIFGEKEQMNPEFYYGAFIVLFVVLLNGILKNASSIKKKISKK; encoded by the coding sequence ATGCACGGAGATAAATTAAAAAACTACCTACACCTACACTTCATTGTTTTTATTTGGGGATTTACAGCAATACTAGGTAAATTAATATCTATAGATGCAGTTCCGCTAGTTTGGTACAGAATGTTGTTAGCAGTAGTATTTATTGCACTGTATTTCATAATTAGAAAAAAATCGTTCCAAATAGAAAAAAAGGCATTAGTAAAGTTTGCAATTTCAGGAGTTATCATAGCAGTACATTGGATAACCTTTTTCAAAGCGATAAAAGTTTCAAATGTTTCTGTTGCTTTGGTTATGATGAGTACAGGAGCCTTTTTTACCTCAATTATAGAACCTTTTTTCTTTAAAAGAAAAATAAAACCCATTGAAATACTATTAGGTTTATTAGTAATTGTAGGGCTATATATTATCTTCAATTTTGAAAGTCAGTATACCCTCGGAATCATATATGCACTCATATCAGCCTTTTTATCAGCGTTGTTTTCAGTCTTAAACGGATTATTTATACAAAAACACGATGCCAATAGAATTTCCTTTTATCAATTGCTATTTGGAGTATTAGGAGTAACCCTATACTTATTGTTTACGCAGCAATTTTCGATAGCATTTTTTCAAATTGAGGCAACAGATTGGATGTACCTACTTATACTAAGCAGTGTTTGTACAGCCTATGCTTTTATTGCTTCAGTACAAGTAATGAAATACTTAACACCATATACCGTAATGTTAACTATTAACTTAGAACCCATCTACGCTATTATTTTAGCATTACTCATTTTTGGAGAAAAGGAACAAATGAATCCAGAATTTTATTACGGAGCCTTTATTGTTTTATTTGTAGTACTGCTTAACGGAATTTTAAAAAACGCGTCTTCTATAAAAAAGAAAATCAGTAAAAAATAG